The sequence ATTCGTAGTACCGCAGGGTCCGCGGGGTGACGTCGAAACGCTCGCACATCTGTTTGAAGGTCAGTCTGTCTTCGGTCATCTTCGGTCTCCCCGCGCGCAAGCTATGGTGCCGAATGTCCAAGCGCAACAGCCGGTCTTGTTCTTTGGCCGCGAGGCGCTGATAACGGTGCCCGAAAGGGAGCCAGATGACCGACACGACTTCACGCGCGAACCAGTTCATCCGTGCGTTGCCGCACGCGCGGGCACTGGGGATGGAATTGAAGGCCCTGCGCGACGGCACGGCCGTCATTTCCATGCCTTACGCAGACAAGCTGATCGGTGACCCGAACACCGGTGTGGTCCATGGCGGCGCGGTGTCCGCGCTGATGGACACGGCCTGCGGGGCGGCCGTCATGAGCCACCCCAGCAACCCGGCGGGGACGGCCACCATCGACCTGCGGATCGAATATCTGCGCGCCGCCACGCCGGGTCAGACCATCACCACCGAGGCGACCTGCTATCACGTGACCCGCTCCGTCGCCTTCGTGCGGGCGACCGCGACGGACGACAACACCGAAACGCCGGTGGCGACCGTGACAGGCACCTTCACCGTGGAGGGCGGCAAATGAGCAAACGTCGAGGACCGGAACCCGTGCAGGTCGTCAAGCAGCGCCGCGATTCGGTGCTGCGCGCGCTGGTCGATGGTGTCCCCTATATCCAGTTCATGGGCATCGGTTTCGAGCGGCGCGGGGATGAACTGACCGGCATCCTGCCTTTCAAGGAAGACCTGATCGGCAATCCGCTTCTGCCCGCGTTGCATGGCGGTGCCACGTCGGCCTTTCTCGAGGTGACGGCGATCATCACGCTGAGCTGGAGCTACATCTGGGAGGACATGGAAAACGGCGTGCTGGATGTCAGCGACGTCGGCAACGTCGATCTGCCCCGGTTGCCCAAGACCATCGACTTTACCGTCGACTACCTGCGTTCCGGATTGCCGCGCGACGCCTATGCCCGCGCCCGGATCAATCGGTCGGGCAGGCGCTATGCCAGTGTTCACGTGGAGGGTTGGCAGGACAACCGCGAGCGCATGTTCGCGCAGGCCACGGGCCATTTCCTGATGCCGCAGCGCAAGGCGTGACATGACCGAGCCGCTCCGCGAAAGCGAGGTGCGCGCGATCAGTACCGGCGCGCTGGCGCCGCGCGACGTCATCACCCACCGCCGCGTGCTCAACATCGCGCTGCCCATCGTCATTTCCAACGCCACCGTGCCGATACTGGGCGCGGTGGACACCGGGGTTGTCGGGCAGATCGGCCTTGCCGCGCCCGTGGGCGCCGTCGGGCTGGGCGCCATCATCCTCTCGGCGATATACTGGATTTTCGGCTTCCTGCGCATGGGCACTACCGGGCTGACCGCGCAAGCCTCGGGGCAGGGGGACGAGGCCGAGGTCGCCGCGCTGCTGACCCGCGGGCTGGTGATCGGTTTCGGGGCCGGCGTGCTTATCATCCTGTTGCAACTGCCCCTGTTCCTTGCCGCCTTCCGGGTGTCGCCGGGCAGCGCCGAGGTGGAAGGTCTCGCACAATCCTACATGGCGATCCGCGTCTGGTCGGCGCCGGCGGCCATCGCGCTCTATGCCATCACCGGCTGGCTGATCGCGCAAGAGCGCACCCGTGCCGTGCTGGCGATCCAGGTCGCGATGAACGGCATCAACATCGTGCTCGACCTGTGGTTCGTGCTGGGCCTCGACTGGGGCGTGCAGGGGGTCGCCGTGGCGACCTTCATCGCCGAATGGACCGGCGCGGCCCTCGGCCTCTGGTTCTGCCGCGCCGCCTTTTTTGGGACCGCATGGCGGAACTGG is a genomic window of Sulfitobacter alexandrii containing:
- a CDS encoding MATE family efflux transporter; protein product: MTEPLRESEVRAISTGALAPRDVITHRRVLNIALPIVISNATVPILGAVDTGVVGQIGLAAPVGAVGLGAIILSAIYWIFGFLRMGTTGLTAQASGQGDEAEVAALLTRGLVIGFGAGVLIILLQLPLFLAAFRVSPGSAEVEGLAQSYMAIRVWSAPAAIALYAITGWLIAQERTRAVLAIQVAMNGINIVLDLWFVLGLDWGVQGVAVATFIAEWTGAALGLWFCRAAFFGTAWRNWSRVFDRVRWIRMARLNSDILIRSLLLEAMFVSFMFFGAGMGDVTLAANQVLLHFLMITSYGLDGFAFSAEALVGRAMGAGRRDVLRRGALVSTGWAYATSVLASAVIALAGPQIVDLMVKAPEVQQAARLYMPYLVVLPVIACAAFMLDGIFIGATRSRDMRNMMAVSFAFYVVAVALMLPTLGNHGLWLALLIAFIARAVTLGLRYPALERAAG
- a CDS encoding PaaI family thioesterase; amino-acid sequence: MTDTTSRANQFIRALPHARALGMELKALRDGTAVISMPYADKLIGDPNTGVVHGGAVSALMDTACGAAVMSHPSNPAGTATIDLRIEYLRAATPGQTITTEATCYHVTRSVAFVRATATDDNTETPVATVTGTFTVEGGK
- a CDS encoding PaaI family thioesterase, encoding MSKRRGPEPVQVVKQRRDSVLRALVDGVPYIQFMGIGFERRGDELTGILPFKEDLIGNPLLPALHGGATSAFLEVTAIITLSWSYIWEDMENGVLDVSDVGNVDLPRLPKTIDFTVDYLRSGLPRDAYARARINRSGRRYASVHVEGWQDNRERMFAQATGHFLMPQRKA